A region of Porites lutea chromosome 13, jaPorLute2.1, whole genome shotgun sequence DNA encodes the following proteins:
- the LOC140922798 gene encoding uncharacterized protein, whose product MGGNHSNLPPKPLGFEYMCIAVRTTDRLRIILGGDHEAAIIRQIIQDTWLKGIQKETFELNGVFEFKLKGNPFSPASSSSDAVACRRMAERILHRLYRDGWKLQMSTNLTRTGDLSSWIFKKVAVAELSSQPFLIIGLSSWDSLMVLNAPMDLHQVLKDAIERSWPKGIQKWTYENEVLLIKLKGYPWRPDGEEAVYSRAVLQTIISDLIPRQWNLYGNSNIRGDSNTLFFEHNPSMVPGQPPPAQFIISFNSDDLLRLIGAPDTMVSTVRSTIQSFWHKGIKEEKRYAESWQFKLKGYPWWASGEEAVESRFLVMKLMEALLPYGWTPVAAIDSSRKDSDKSSLLFRLMQPRQAPFFCMSMNESDKLRLINAPEDVTKICQDVIQTQYVLGVQRVQTYGTSLEFKLSGNPWSSFMDGHDGIHARNLVCHLISALSGRGWMAVTAADVSAKYVHQDNGPDYPIDVDSIFFLYDPSAVAAAPTAPPLQLPYPQLYPQPFTQPYPQPFPQPYPPPPAYGFAQQGAPPPFDPPAYGAFSNQ is encoded by the exons ATGGGTGGTAACCATAGCAACCTGCCTCCTAAACCACTGGGGTTTGAATACATGTGCATAGCGGTTCGTACAACTGACAGGCTTCGCATCATACTTGGTGGTGACCATGAGGCAGCCATCATACGTCAGATCATACAAGATACATGGCTCAAAGGTAtacaaaaagaaacatttgaGCTTAATGGAGTTTTTGAGTTCAAGTTGAAGGGCAATCCATTTTCTCCTGCTTCTTCATCAAGTGATGCGGTGGCTTGTAGGAGAATGGCTGAGAGAATTTTGCACAGGCTCTACCGAGATGGATGGAAGCTTCAAATGTCAACTAATTTAACTCGCACAGGTGATTTGTCGTCTTGGATATTCAAGAAAGTTGCAGTTGCAGAATTATCTTCTCAGCCATTTCTCATAATTGGTCTCAGCAGCTGGGACAGTTTGATGGTACTCAATGCTCCAATGGATCTGCACCAAGTTCTCAAAGATGCCATAGAGAGATCATGGCCTAAAGGTATCCAAAAGTGGACGTATGAGAATGAAGTACTGTTAATCAAGCTAAAAGGTTACCCCTGGCGACCAGATGGTGAAGAGGCAGTTTATTCAAGAGCAGTGCTTCAAACTATTATCAGTGATCTAATACCCAGACAATGGAATTTATATGGCAACTCCAACATCAGAGGTGACAGCAACACTCTGTTCTTCGAACACAATCCAAGCATGGTACCAGGGCAGCCTCCTCCCGCACAGTTTATCATCAGCTTCAACAGTGATGACTTACTGAGGCTCATTGGAGCTCCAGACACCATGGTGTCGACTGTCCGAAGCACCATCCAGAGTTTTTGGCACAAGGGAATTAAGGAAGAAAAACGCTATGCAGAGAGTTGGCAGTTTAAGCTGAAGGGATATCCATGGTGGGCGTCAGGAGAGGAGGCAGTAGAATCACGATTTCTAGTCATGAAGCTGATGGAAGCTCTGTTACCATATGGATGGACCCCTGTTGCTGCCATTGATAGCTCAAGGAAAGACTCTGATAAGAGTTCTCTGCTCTTCAGATTAATGCAACCAAGGCAGGCACCCTTTTTCTGTATGAGTATGAATGAGTCAGACAAACTGCGACTGATCAATGCACCAGAAGATGTTACCAAG ATCTGCCAAGATGTCATTCAAACTCAGTATGTTCTTGGCGTTCAACGAGTGCAGACCTATGGCACTAGCCTGGAGTTCAAGCTGTCGGGTAATCCATGGAGCTCATTTATGGATGGTCATGATGGAATCCATGCCAGAAATTTGGTATGCCACTTAATTAGTGCCCTTTCAGGTCGAGGTTGGATGGCTGTGACTGCTGCTGATGTATCTGCAAAGTATGTCCATCAAGACAATGGTCCAGATTATCCTATTGATGTCGACAGCATCTTCTTCTTATATGATCCTTCAGCTGTAGCTGCTGCACCCACAGCTCCACCGCTGCAGCTACCATACCCTCAGTTGTATCCTCAACCATTCACACAGCCCTATCCTCAGCCCTTCCCACAGCCTTATCCTCCACCTCCAGCTTACGGCTTCGCTCAGCAGGGTGCTCCGCCCCCTTTTGATCCACCAGCCTATGGGGCCTTTTCTAATCAGTGA
- the LOC140922799 gene encoding uncharacterized protein codes for MLIQIMENNEDILQALHEFENMSNAEKFLTQDLEDMLSYIAKTGRVLFPWNSLKPVFLFKLDKVMREFFENSPSRNATSSEPTVTADFEVMRQRLLDCLDSFTSAPFTIQRLCELMVEPRKNYSNSEKFMRGVEKNVLVVSTVDINRDDLAEMTLTNNVDGQHMLSNLPNGPVTNGIMTYAIPSEGNSVTDHGYNERVSHVTPDSVISQVTPDSNGSTPLNAHENGHDQQEHYNESSSSATESSPVEESNLPEQQLSEEKCERDMNKVEGNVPQEEKAPEIENKDPGLCLDAHAEQNKKSSEEEKPELASEQKTEAVSEQTAEQAEIKETSPSPTSEEEEPMDEN; via the exons ATGCTCATTCAAATAATGGAGAATAATGAAGATATCCTTCAAGCTCTACATG AGTTCGAGAACATGTCGAATGCCGAAAAATTCTTAACACAAGATCTTGAGGATATGCTCTCGTATATTGCCAAGACAGGCAGAGTGTT GTTTCCATGGAATTCTTTAAAACCAGTGTTCCTTTTTAAACTAGACAAG GTGATGCgggaattttttgaaaacagtccATCTAGGAATGCCACATCATCTGAGCCCACTGTTACCGCAGACTTTGAAGTGATGAGGCAGAGACTTTTAGACTGCTTGGATTCGTTTACCAG TGCTCCTTTCACCATTCAGAGACTTTGTGAACTAATGGTGGAGCCAAGAAAAAATTACAGTAATAGCGAAAAGTTCATGAGAGGAGTAGAAAAA aATGTTCTTGTGGTCAGTACCGTGGATATCAACAGAGATGATCTTGCTGA gatgaCCTTGACAAACAATGTTGATGGACAACACATGTTGTCTAACCTGCCCAATGGTCCCGTTACAAATGGAATTATGACTTACGCGATCCCTTCTGAAGGGAACTCAGTGACTGATCATGGCTACAATGAACGTGTTTCTCATGTCACTCCTGATAGTGTGATATCTCAAGTCACACCAGACTCAAATGGATCCACACCTCTTAATGCTCATGAAAATGGACATGATCAACAAGAACATTATAACGAAAGTAGTTCATCTGCTACAGAATCCTCTCCTGTAGAAGAGTCTAATCTTCCTGAACAACAACTTAGTGAGGAAAAGTGTGAGAGAGACATGAACAAAGTTGAGGGAAATGTGCCCCAGGAAGAGAAGGCGCCagaaatagaaaataaagaTCCTGGTTTGTGTCTGGATGCTCATGCCGAACAGAATAAGAAAAGTTCAGAGGAAGAGAAACCGGAGCTAGCTTCTGAGCAAA AAACAGAAGCAGTTAGTGAGCAGACAGCAGAACAAGCAGAGATCAAGGAAACAAGTCCATCACCTACAAGTGAAGAAGAAGAGCCAATGGATGAGAACTAA